Proteins encoded in a region of the Mycolicibacterium chitae genome:
- a CDS encoding MlaE family ABC transporter permease — translation MAMDTFAAMFRRPFAWREFLEQSWFVARVSLVPTLMLAIPFTVLLIFTFNILLLEFGAADFAGTGAAYGTVTQIGPVVTVLVVAGAGATAMCADLGARTIREELDALRVMGVDPIQSLVVPRVLAATVVATLLSSVVILVGLTGGFAFSVFVQHVTPGAFISGLTVITGAADVVISLIKAALFGLAAGLIACYKGISVGGGPAGVGNAVNETVVFTFVALFAINIIASAVGIKATL, via the coding sequence ATGGCGATGGACACCTTCGCGGCGATGTTCCGGCGGCCGTTCGCCTGGCGGGAGTTCCTGGAGCAGTCCTGGTTCGTCGCGCGCGTGTCGCTGGTTCCCACGCTGATGCTGGCGATCCCGTTCACCGTGCTGCTGATCTTCACCTTCAACATCCTGTTGCTCGAGTTCGGCGCCGCCGACTTCGCCGGCACCGGTGCCGCCTACGGCACCGTCACCCAGATCGGACCGGTGGTGACCGTGCTGGTGGTCGCCGGGGCCGGCGCCACGGCGATGTGCGCCGACCTCGGGGCGCGCACCATCCGGGAGGAACTGGACGCGCTGCGGGTGATGGGTGTCGACCCGATCCAGTCGCTGGTGGTGCCAAGGGTTTTGGCCGCGACGGTGGTGGCGACCCTGCTGTCTTCGGTGGTGATCCTGGTGGGTCTGACGGGTGGCTTCGCCTTCTCGGTGTTCGTCCAGCACGTGACGCCGGGTGCGTTCATCAGCGGCCTGACGGTCATCACCGGTGCCGCCGACGTGGTGATCTCGCTGATCAAGGCCGCACTGTTCGGTCTGGCCGCGGGTCTGATCGCCTGCTACAAGGGCATTTCCGTCGGTGGCGGGCCCGCGGGTGTGGGCAACGCGGTCAACGAGACCGTCGTGTTCACGTTCGTCGCGCTGTTCGCCATCAACATCATCGCCTCCGCGGTGGGGATCAAGGCGACGCTATGA
- a CDS encoding alpha/beta hydrolase fold domain-containing protein: MAEQRVIDAVAQAYSFAAADATIDQIRSGYDASMARAGISNSVTVSQDVIGGVPGAWFRPAGTVGGVVLHLHGGGFRFGSSRSHGPLAAELAAAAAVAVFVADYRLAPEHPFPAAVDDAVAALAALIADHGAEHVVISGDSAGGGLALAALLAVKSRGGQLPAAATMQSMWADLTMRSPSVTERAGRDPLMTREQLDANAADYLGVHDPADPLASPVYGDLSGLPPLYLQVGTEEILHDDTTRVAEAIRATGGRATVEVYDGMPHVHQILLGDLPEAHSAISATADFIRDVLAIQ; this comes from the coding sequence ATGGCGGAACAACGCGTGATCGACGCTGTGGCGCAGGCGTATTCCTTTGCGGCCGCGGACGCAACGATCGATCAGATTCGATCGGGCTACGACGCCAGCATGGCGCGGGCGGGTATCTCGAACTCGGTGACGGTGAGCCAGGACGTGATCGGGGGAGTGCCGGGAGCCTGGTTCCGGCCCGCCGGGACCGTCGGCGGGGTGGTCCTGCATCTGCACGGGGGAGGTTTCCGGTTCGGCTCGAGCCGCAGCCACGGCCCCTTGGCGGCCGAGTTGGCCGCGGCGGCCGCGGTGGCGGTGTTCGTCGCGGACTACCGGCTGGCCCCCGAACATCCGTTTCCCGCGGCCGTCGATGACGCGGTGGCCGCGCTGGCCGCGTTGATCGCCGACCATGGTGCGGAACACGTGGTGATTTCCGGAGATTCGGCCGGGGGTGGACTGGCGCTGGCCGCCCTGCTGGCAGTCAAGAGCCGCGGCGGCCAACTGCCCGCGGCCGCAACCATGCAGTCGATGTGGGCCGACCTGACCATGCGCAGTCCGTCGGTGACCGAGCGCGCCGGCCGGGATCCCTTGATGACCCGGGAACAGCTGGACGCCAACGCCGCCGACTACCTCGGCGTCCACGATCCGGCGGATCCGCTGGCGTCGCCGGTGTACGGCGACCTTTCCGGACTGCCGCCGCTGTACCTGCAGGTCGGCACCGAGGAGATCCTGCACGACGACACCACCCGGGTCGCCGAGGCCATCCGAGCGACGGGCGGCCGGGCCACCGTCGAGGTGTACGACGGGATGCCGCACGTGCACCAGATCCTGTTGGGCGACTTGCCCGAGGCACACTCGGCGATCTCGGCCACCGCAGACTTCATCCGCGACGTTCTCGCTATCCAGTAA
- a CDS encoding TetR/AcrR family transcriptional regulator, producing MTQTATVAARPDSPRKLQIVETAGALFQERGFHQVSMDDIAQAVGLRGPALYRHFRSKQELLTRVVLDQITVCLEVAERAADRDGTPQQRLDQFVGDLARLALDRNEIMLWRRERRRLDAQAQLEFRRRARLLGQHTGTVLRGVRGDLDDSQIDLLSWALLSTFAHTHRFGRVVDSVGGRQRALSVLTRMAAAVAACPLPAGGGDDSALPSNYLPLGRRERIIETTTTLFNDRGFVEVSIEDIAAASDTAIATIYQYFDSKASLLYAILDRGIEGVNYVTTHLLAGVATDAAAVEALIGNYIDLAMGPHRRMFRIFDEELTALPEQQRATLLLAHRGHIDEWVGALQRVRPKMSVFEARARARTATGVASDITQTDRLRTAPAARAALASVLGAIVLG from the coding sequence GTGACCCAGACGGCAACGGTCGCGGCACGGCCCGATTCGCCCCGCAAGCTGCAGATTGTCGAGACGGCCGGCGCGCTGTTCCAGGAGCGCGGCTTCCATCAGGTGAGCATGGACGACATCGCGCAAGCGGTCGGCCTGCGCGGACCCGCGCTGTACCGGCACTTCCGCAGCAAGCAGGAGCTCCTGACGCGGGTGGTGCTGGACCAGATCACGGTGTGCCTGGAGGTTGCCGAACGGGCCGCTGATCGCGACGGTACGCCACAGCAGCGGCTCGACCAGTTCGTCGGCGATCTTGCTCGGCTGGCGCTCGACCGCAACGAGATCATGCTCTGGCGTCGGGAGCGTCGTCGCCTGGACGCGCAGGCGCAACTCGAGTTCCGGCGCCGCGCGCGGTTGCTCGGTCAACACACCGGCACGGTGTTGCGCGGTGTCCGAGGCGATTTGGACGACTCCCAGATCGACTTGCTCAGCTGGGCGCTGCTGTCCACCTTCGCGCATACGCACCGGTTCGGCCGCGTGGTGGATTCGGTGGGCGGCCGCCAGCGGGCGCTGAGCGTCCTGACCCGGATGGCGGCCGCCGTCGCGGCATGTCCACTGCCTGCCGGCGGCGGGGACGATTCGGCGTTGCCGTCGAATTACTTGCCGCTCGGACGACGTGAACGCATCATCGAGACCACGACCACCCTGTTCAACGATCGCGGATTCGTCGAGGTCAGTATCGAGGACATCGCCGCCGCCTCGGATACCGCGATCGCGACCATCTACCAGTACTTCGACAGCAAGGCCAGCCTGCTCTACGCGATCCTCGACCGGGGGATCGAGGGTGTGAACTACGTGACGACGCATCTGCTGGCCGGCGTGGCGACCGACGCGGCCGCGGTCGAGGCGCTGATCGGCAACTACATCGATCTTGCGATGGGCCCGCACCGCAGGATGTTTCGCATTTTCGACGAGGAACTCACGGCCCTGCCCGAGCAGCAACGGGCCACCCTGTTGCTGGCGCATCGCGGCCACATCGACGAGTGGGTGGGGGCGCTGCAGCGGGTTCGCCCCAAGATGTCGGTGTTCGAGGCGCGGGCGCGGGCCCGCACCGCCACCGGCGTCGCGTCCGACATCACCCAGACCGATCGCCTGCGGACCGCCCCGGCCGCCCGGGCGGCGCTGGCGAGTGTCCTCGGAGCCATCGTGCTCGGCTGA
- a CDS encoding flavin-containing monooxygenase gives MATEPLNDATDPIDVLVIGAGISGIYQLYKLAQTDLTYRAVEAGDGVGGTWYWNRYPGARFDSESYSYAYFFSEELLGEWNWTEHFAGQPEIENYLNTVVDRFDLRRHITFGVRVLTMTWDEAARTWSTTLSDGSTIRSRFVVTAIGILSAPQYPAVPGIEDFQGESYHTGLWPKHDIDFTGMRVAVIGTGSSGVQIISAIAGQVGSMTVYQRTPNWCTPLNNRPITAEEQQQLRADFDQMHTGLMGSFAGFVHNFSADNPAEQTPEQRAAYWETLWQAPGFAKLLGNYVEVMTDKDYNTEFTKFLEAKIRARVHDQKIADKLIPDHGYGVKRPPFETDYYEVFNLPHVSLIDMRDTPIERVTPRGIATADGEREFDIIVYATGFDAITGAFDRIEITGTAGTLKDYWAEGPHTVVGAASPGFPNLFFVVGPHSSAGNVPRISERQCDFVNEVIGEALRRGCTRVEARPEAEAEWTAHVYELNQGTLGAQAALDYTYGVNTPGKAVTFRHYDGGLIGLTAKHAEIADSGYAAFDFS, from the coding sequence ATGGCGACCGAGCCCCTCAACGACGCGACAGATCCGATCGACGTCCTCGTGATCGGTGCCGGAATCTCCGGCATCTACCAGCTGTACAAGCTGGCCCAGACCGACCTCACGTACCGGGCGGTCGAGGCCGGCGACGGGGTCGGGGGTACCTGGTACTGGAACCGCTACCCGGGCGCCCGCTTCGATTCCGAAAGTTACAGCTACGCCTACTTCTTCTCCGAGGAACTACTCGGGGAGTGGAACTGGACCGAACACTTCGCCGGCCAACCCGAGATCGAGAACTACCTCAACACGGTCGTCGACAGGTTCGACCTGCGTCGCCACATCACCTTCGGGGTGCGGGTGCTGACCATGACGTGGGACGAGGCCGCCCGCACGTGGTCCACCACGCTCTCGGACGGCAGCACCATCCGCTCGCGGTTCGTGGTGACGGCGATCGGGATCCTGTCGGCCCCGCAGTATCCCGCCGTGCCAGGGATCGAGGACTTCCAGGGCGAGTCGTATCACACGGGACTGTGGCCCAAGCACGACATCGACTTCACCGGGATGCGCGTCGCCGTCATCGGTACCGGATCCAGTGGCGTCCAGATCATCTCGGCGATCGCCGGACAGGTCGGATCCATGACCGTGTATCAGCGCACACCCAACTGGTGCACCCCGCTGAACAATCGGCCGATCACCGCCGAGGAGCAGCAACAGCTCAGGGCCGACTTCGACCAGATGCACACCGGCCTGATGGGTTCGTTTGCCGGCTTCGTGCACAACTTCTCCGCCGACAACCCGGCCGAGCAGACCCCGGAGCAGCGCGCCGCCTACTGGGAAACCCTCTGGCAGGCACCCGGATTCGCCAAGCTTCTCGGCAACTACGTCGAGGTGATGACGGACAAGGACTACAACACCGAGTTCACCAAGTTCCTCGAGGCGAAGATCCGCGCCCGCGTCCACGATCAGAAGATCGCCGACAAACTCATTCCGGACCACGGTTACGGGGTCAAGCGGCCGCCGTTCGAGACCGACTACTACGAGGTGTTCAACCTGCCGCACGTCTCGTTGATCGACATGCGGGACACGCCGATCGAGCGTGTCACGCCGCGCGGCATCGCCACCGCCGACGGCGAACGCGAGTTCGACATCATCGTCTACGCCACCGGATTCGACGCGATCACCGGCGCCTTCGACCGCATCGAGATCACCGGCACCGCGGGCACGCTCAAGGATTACTGGGCCGAGGGCCCGCACACCGTGGTCGGCGCGGCGAGCCCGGGCTTCCCGAACCTGTTCTTCGTGGTGGGGCCGCACAGTTCGGCCGGCAACGTGCCGCGTATCTCGGAGCGCCAGTGCGACTTCGTCAACGAGGTGATCGGGGAGGCGTTGCGCCGCGGTTGCACCCGCGTCGAGGCCCGCCCCGAGGCCGAGGCGGAGTGGACCGCGCACGTCTACGAACTGAACCAGGGAACGCTGGGCGCCCAGGCCGCCCTCGACTACACCTACGGCGTGAACACCCCGGGGAAGGCGGTCACCTTCCGCCATTACGACGGCGGGCTGATCGGACTCACCGCCAAGCATGCCGAGATCGCGGATTCGGGCTACGCCGCATTCGACTTCAGTTGA
- a CDS encoding ABC transporter permease, with translation MTATTPSKRYGRLQNSFRGWVAGLTRIGTQARFYFYTLGSIKDVLLHYRVELIRLIAQMSLGVGALAVIGGTVVIVGFLTLSTGALVAVQGYNQFADVGVEALTGFASAYFNVRLIGPVIAGIGLAATIGAGATAQLGAMRINEEIDALEVMGVRSIAYLASSRVLAGVIVVIPLYCVAVLSAFWAARFGTIVVYGQSSGVYDHYFETFLNSTDIIWSFFQAIAMAVAIMLVHTYYGFTATGGPAGVGEAVGRAVRTSLITAVLVVLFLSLAIYGQSGNFHLAG, from the coding sequence ATGACCGCCACCACTCCCAGCAAGCGGTATGGGCGCTTGCAGAACAGCTTTCGTGGTTGGGTCGCCGGCCTGACCCGGATCGGGACGCAGGCGCGGTTCTACTTCTACACCCTGGGTTCCATCAAGGACGTGCTGCTGCACTACCGGGTGGAGCTCATCCGGTTGATCGCCCAGATGAGCCTGGGCGTCGGCGCTCTGGCCGTCATCGGTGGCACCGTGGTGATCGTCGGCTTCCTCACCCTGTCGACGGGTGCTTTGGTCGCGGTCCAGGGCTACAACCAGTTCGCCGACGTCGGCGTCGAGGCGCTCACCGGCTTCGCCTCCGCCTACTTCAATGTCCGACTGATCGGGCCGGTGATCGCCGGGATCGGGTTGGCCGCCACCATCGGCGCCGGGGCCACCGCGCAGCTGGGCGCCATGCGGATCAACGAGGAGATCGATGCCCTCGAGGTCATGGGGGTGCGGTCCATCGCCTACCTCGCCTCGAGTCGGGTGCTGGCCGGTGTGATCGTGGTGATCCCGCTGTACTGCGTCGCGGTGCTGTCGGCGTTCTGGGCGGCGCGGTTCGGCACGATCGTCGTCTACGGCCAGTCCTCGGGCGTGTACGACCACTACTTCGAGACGTTCCTGAACTCGACCGACATCATCTGGTCGTTCTTCCAGGCCATCGCAATGGCGGTCGCGATCATGCTGGTGCACACCTACTACGGGTTCACCGCGACCGGTGGGCCCGCGGGAGTCGGGGAGGCGGTCGGTCGCGCCGTCCGCACCTCGTTGATCACCGCGGTGTTGGTGGTGCTCTTCCTCTCGCTGGCGATCTATGGCCAGTCCGGCAACTTTCATCTGGCGGGGTAG
- a CDS encoding phosphotransferase family protein yields the protein MHDGSPQEQHWGIDLHALDQVVSEALRSVGLQRELLGGGLSQTTLRYTGDLPAWGGSVIVRIPPLHGPLEPYSAAGEAALAQWLVQQGIPTPRVIASAAHEPRIGRGYLISEMIDGYVVGDGAPGLDTATKAAMAEAYVNQLVSLHRLADTPRPPEALDWAPTKTAAGVVERWTRSLAETSLVLPDFHTFLTDWLVRRMPSTDAAPTVVHGDYRLGNVMWSDPNTIAAVLDWEEAGAGDPYFDLGWTLMGTVAPEDLMMGVLRRDEFLRQYAEKTGTAIDEERLIWWEVAAGWSRLCMEAKAIALLTSGHYSDVRPLLSSYINRRLSIVLLEKVRAFEGSGQPVATITTVTT from the coding sequence ATGCACGACGGCAGCCCCCAGGAGCAGCACTGGGGTATCGACCTGCACGCCCTGGATCAAGTGGTGTCCGAAGCGTTGCGGTCCGTCGGTCTGCAGCGAGAACTGCTCGGCGGCGGGCTGTCTCAGACCACCCTCCGCTACACCGGCGACCTGCCGGCGTGGGGCGGTTCGGTGATTGTGCGTATACCACCCCTACACGGCCCCCTCGAGCCCTACAGCGCAGCGGGCGAGGCCGCGCTGGCCCAATGGCTGGTGCAACAAGGCATTCCGACGCCACGCGTGATCGCCTCCGCTGCGCATGAGCCCCGCATCGGTCGTGGCTACCTGATCTCCGAGATGATCGACGGCTATGTCGTCGGCGACGGCGCCCCCGGGCTCGATACCGCGACCAAGGCCGCGATGGCCGAGGCCTACGTGAACCAGCTGGTGTCCCTGCACCGGCTGGCCGACACCCCGCGGCCGCCGGAGGCCCTCGACTGGGCACCGACCAAGACCGCCGCCGGGGTGGTCGAGCGCTGGACGCGGTCGCTGGCCGAAACCAGCTTGGTGCTGCCCGACTTTCACACCTTCCTGACCGACTGGCTGGTGCGGAGGATGCCCTCGACAGATGCGGCGCCGACGGTGGTCCATGGCGATTACCGACTGGGCAACGTCATGTGGTCCGATCCGAACACCATTGCCGCAGTGCTGGACTGGGAGGAGGCCGGGGCCGGAGACCCGTACTTCGACCTGGGCTGGACGCTGATGGGCACCGTGGCGCCCGAGGACCTCATGATGGGAGTGCTCCGGCGCGACGAGTTCCTGCGCCAGTACGCGGAGAAGACGGGCACCGCCATCGACGAGGAACGTCTCATCTGGTGGGAGGTCGCCGCGGGGTGGTCCCGACTGTGCATGGAGGCCAAGGCCATCGCGTTGCTGACGAGTGGTCATTACAGCGACGTGCGCCCGCTGCTGTCGAGCTATATCAACCGGCGGCTTTCGATCGTTCTACTGGAGAAGGTCCGTGCCTTCGAGGGCAGCGGCCAGCCCGTCGCGACCATCACCACCGTGACCACCTAG
- a CDS encoding flavin-containing monooxygenase, with protein MKATQPQSAFDAGVLREALQEASIPTLLPILVQLTGDERWISEEFRVGRPVGFVDDPTGGLAEEKQREVRAAAGEAIQRWSAGAAVQLPNPDDGLLARLMSAAMGQRVSEAYSPMIAEQIGLRPFTPDPVQHEDRLDVAVIGAGVSGIVMARALKAAGIAYTVYEKNDEVGGTWWENRYPGARVDVPSSLYSFSFATKPWSEHFSRRDEIADYMIATADELGIRDSIRFGHDVTAAHWDDAAQRWRLTVVADGKTREVTAGAVITAVGLHNRPKYPDIAGLDTFAGEVVHSAAWPEGLDLTGRRVGVIGAGASAMQVVAATVEATEHLAIFQRSPHWIVPNDIYFQPVSDKLNWLLANVPLYWEWNRFRLYWIYTEGMFPALVVDPEWDRSKNSVNGYSEAIRRFYTGYLEQKLPGRPDLIARTTPDFPPFGRRILLDNGWFDALVRSDVDLVTEPIDRVEESGIVTADGVRTELDIIVLCTGFQQQRYLYPLEVVGRGGRSLRDEWHDDDARAYLGLTTPGYPNLFYLFGPNTNPPGGSYINLAEAQARYVVELLAAMVADGITAVDCREDVFADYNRRLDEANAKMVFAQEGVDSYYRNSTGRVVTNSPWTVLQYWTMTRHPNLDDYHVSTAGRQRVSASAVAE; from the coding sequence GTGAAGGCCACCCAGCCCCAGTCCGCTTTCGACGCGGGGGTGCTTCGCGAGGCGTTGCAGGAAGCCAGTATTCCCACGCTGCTACCGATCCTGGTGCAGCTGACCGGCGACGAGCGCTGGATCTCCGAGGAATTCCGGGTCGGTCGCCCGGTCGGCTTCGTCGACGATCCCACCGGCGGGCTCGCCGAGGAAAAGCAGCGCGAGGTCCGCGCGGCCGCCGGCGAGGCGATCCAGCGCTGGTCGGCGGGGGCCGCGGTGCAACTGCCGAACCCCGACGATGGCCTGCTCGCCCGCCTGATGAGTGCGGCCATGGGGCAGCGGGTTTCGGAGGCGTATTCGCCGATGATCGCCGAGCAGATCGGGTTGCGGCCGTTCACGCCGGACCCGGTGCAGCACGAAGACCGGCTGGACGTCGCCGTCATCGGCGCCGGCGTCTCGGGCATCGTGATGGCCCGTGCGCTCAAGGCCGCCGGGATTGCCTACACCGTGTACGAGAAGAACGACGAGGTGGGCGGAACATGGTGGGAGAACCGCTATCCCGGTGCCCGGGTGGATGTGCCGAGTAGCCTGTACTCCTTCTCGTTCGCCACCAAGCCGTGGTCTGAGCACTTCAGCCGGCGCGACGAGATCGCGGACTACATGATCGCCACCGCGGACGAACTCGGGATCCGCGACTCGATCCGATTCGGTCACGACGTGACCGCCGCCCACTGGGACGACGCCGCGCAGCGGTGGCGCCTGACCGTCGTCGCCGATGGCAAGACCCGGGAGGTGACGGCCGGCGCCGTGATCACCGCGGTGGGCCTGCACAACCGCCCGAAGTATCCCGACATCGCCGGACTGGACACCTTCGCCGGCGAGGTGGTGCACTCTGCCGCGTGGCCGGAGGGGCTGGACCTCACCGGGCGCCGCGTCGGGGTCATCGGCGCCGGCGCCAGCGCGATGCAGGTGGTCGCGGCGACCGTCGAGGCCACCGAACATCTGGCGATCTTCCAGCGCTCCCCGCACTGGATCGTGCCGAATGACATTTACTTCCAGCCGGTTTCGGACAAGCTGAACTGGCTGCTGGCGAACGTCCCGCTGTACTGGGAATGGAACCGGTTCCGGTTGTACTGGATCTACACCGAGGGGATGTTCCCCGCCCTGGTCGTGGACCCCGAGTGGGACCGCAGCAAGAACTCGGTCAACGGCTACAGCGAGGCGATCCGGCGGTTCTACACCGGATACCTCGAGCAGAAGCTGCCGGGCCGGCCCGACCTGATAGCGCGCACCACCCCCGACTTCCCGCCCTTCGGGCGCCGGATCCTGCTCGACAACGGCTGGTTCGACGCGTTGGTGCGCAGTGACGTCGACCTGGTCACCGAGCCGATCGACCGGGTCGAGGAGAGTGGGATCGTCACCGCCGACGGTGTGCGCACGGAACTCGACATCATCGTGCTGTGCACCGGGTTCCAGCAGCAGCGCTACCTGTACCCGCTCGAGGTGGTCGGACGCGGCGGGCGCAGCCTGCGCGACGAGTGGCACGACGACGACGCACGGGCGTACCTCGGGCTGACCACCCCGGGTTACCCCAACCTGTTCTACCTGTTCGGCCCGAACACGAATCCGCCGGGCGGCAGCTACATCAATCTTGCTGAGGCGCAGGCCCGTTACGTCGTGGAGCTGCTCGCCGCGATGGTGGCCGACGGGATCACCGCGGTTGACTGCCGCGAGGATGTCTTCGCCGACTACAACCGCCGCCTCGACGAGGCCAACGCCAAGATGGTGTTCGCCCAGGAGGGGGTGGACAGCTACTACCGGAACTCGACCGGTCGCGTCGTCACCAACTCACCGTGGACGGTGCTGCAGTACTGGACCATGACGCGACATCCCAACCTGGACGACTACCACGTGAGCACCGCCGGCCGGCAGCGCGTGAGCGCGTCCGCGGTGGCCGAGTAG
- a CDS encoding NAD(P)-dependent alcohol dehydrogenase, with protein sequence MRAVQLVEPTVVRIVEVPIPEIGPDDVLLRVSAAGLCHSDLHVVHNPDRIFSRPVTLGHEVAGTVAAVGAGVRDWVEGDSAVVHLCWSCGRCRNCVAGADNACLRGGRRAQPPAPGLGPDGGMAEFMRVPARFLVSIDGLDPVVSAPLADAAMTAYHAIGHSRAALTPGAAAVVIGVGGLGHCAIQILRATSAVRIIAVDIDPDRLVDARRHGAHDAVPAGADAHTEILGMTDGLGAAAVFDFVGNDASLCTAAHCVAPYGVVQAAGLAGGTAPIAAEPRTGVGWPWGATFRTSYGGTRTDLMACVALAREGHIAIDVERFALVDALQAVERLESGKVQGRAVLVP encoded by the coding sequence ATGCGTGCCGTACAGCTGGTCGAGCCCACGGTGGTTCGGATCGTGGAGGTCCCGATTCCGGAGATCGGGCCGGACGATGTTCTGCTGCGGGTGAGCGCGGCCGGACTGTGTCATTCCGATCTGCACGTGGTGCACAACCCGGACCGGATCTTCTCCCGGCCCGTGACGCTGGGGCACGAGGTGGCCGGCACCGTCGCCGCCGTCGGCGCCGGCGTGCGTGACTGGGTCGAGGGCGACTCGGCCGTCGTCCACCTCTGCTGGTCTTGTGGACGATGCCGCAACTGTGTCGCCGGTGCCGATAACGCGTGCCTGCGCGGTGGTCGTCGGGCCCAACCGCCGGCCCCGGGATTGGGTCCCGACGGCGGGATGGCCGAATTCATGCGGGTGCCGGCACGGTTCCTGGTGAGCATCGACGGACTCGACCCGGTGGTTTCCGCGCCGCTCGCTGACGCCGCGATGACCGCGTACCACGCGATCGGGCACAGCCGGGCCGCGCTGACGCCGGGGGCGGCAGCCGTGGTGATCGGTGTGGGCGGACTGGGCCACTGCGCCATCCAGATCCTGCGCGCGACGTCGGCGGTGCGCATCATCGCGGTCGACATCGATCCGGACAGGCTCGTCGATGCGCGACGGCACGGCGCCCACGACGCGGTGCCGGCCGGTGCGGACGCGCACACCGAGATTCTGGGCATGACCGACGGGTTGGGCGCGGCCGCGGTTTTCGATTTCGTGGGCAACGACGCCTCGTTGTGCACCGCGGCGCATTGTGTGGCGCCCTACGGAGTTGTGCAGGCCGCGGGCCTCGCCGGCGGCACGGCCCCGATAGCGGCGGAGCCGAGGACCGGTGTCGGCTGGCCCTGGGGTGCCACGTTCCGCACCTCCTACGGCGGCACAAGGACCGATCTGATGGCGTGCGTGGCGCTGGCGCGCGAGGGCCACATCGCCATCGATGTGGAGCGGTTTGCGCTGGTAGATGCGTTGCAGGCGGTTGAGCGGCTCGAGTCCGGGAAGGTTCAAGGACGCGCCGTTCTGGTGCCGTGA
- a CDS encoding mycofactocin-coupled SDR family oxidoreductase, with translation MAGELDGKVAFITGAARGQGRTHAVALSRAGADIIAVDIAGPLPGVPYDSPTPEDLDETARLVEKEGRRVLAERVDVRDLDGLRATVGRGVGEFGRLDVVVANAAICVPATWDQTKPEVFRDSLDINVTGVWNTIMVSAPHLVDGGGGSIIVVSSYAGKKVQPFMVPYTTSKHAVVGMTRAFAAELGRHRVRVNSIHPGAVDTPMGSGDMIAQLTAAGESNPPLMGMGTPFLPDYSTGPEEISKAVVFLASDASSYITAEHLSVDGGAQYF, from the coding sequence ATGGCCGGAGAACTCGACGGCAAAGTCGCCTTCATCACCGGTGCTGCGCGTGGCCAGGGCCGAACGCACGCCGTGGCGCTGTCGCGCGCCGGCGCGGACATCATCGCGGTGGACATCGCCGGTCCGCTGCCGGGCGTGCCCTACGATTCCCCGACGCCCGAGGATCTCGACGAAACCGCGCGACTGGTCGAGAAGGAGGGCCGCCGGGTGCTCGCCGAGCGGGTCGATGTTCGCGACCTCGACGGCCTGCGGGCCACGGTGGGCCGGGGTGTCGGCGAGTTCGGCCGCCTCGACGTGGTGGTTGCCAACGCCGCGATCTGCGTGCCTGCCACCTGGGACCAGACCAAGCCCGAGGTGTTCCGGGACAGCCTGGACATCAACGTCACCGGGGTGTGGAACACCATCATGGTCTCGGCGCCGCACCTGGTCGACGGCGGCGGCGGTTCGATCATCGTGGTCAGTTCCTACGCCGGCAAGAAGGTGCAGCCGTTCATGGTGCCCTACACCACCAGCAAGCACGCGGTGGTGGGCATGACCCGGGCGTTCGCCGCGGAGCTCGGCCGACATCGGGTGCGGGTCAACAGCATTCACCCGGGCGCGGTCGACACACCGATGGGGTCCGGGGACATGATCGCCCAACTCACCGCCGCCGGGGAGAGCAATCCGCCGTTGATGGGGATGGGCACGCCGTTCCTGCCGGACTACTCCACCGGGCCGGAGGAGATCTCGAAGGCGGTGGTGTTCCTGGCGTCCGACGCGTCGTCCTACATCACCGCCGAGCACCTCAGCGTCGACGGTGGGGCGCAGTACTTCTGA